The following coding sequences lie in one Arthrobacter sp. SLBN-122 genomic window:
- a CDS encoding NAD(P)/FAD-dependent oxidoreductase: protein MRTQAVEQETGMATVPTRTGLLIIGASQSGVQLAVSLRALGFDEHITLLGDEDHRPYQRPALSKEFLQGTVESESLIFRSNDYWAEHNVDLVKGEYVVRIDKEADGSGVAHASSGREFPFKRLALTVGARARKLEIDGSGLDGVLYLRNADDALALKAKVGDATDVVVIGGGFIGLEAASSLQKMGKNVTVLEFGPRLVGRAVGEQTAEYFLQAHRSRGLDIRLNTSASRFTADDGGTRVAAVELQDGTVLPAQIVLIGIGVIPNTQLAEQLGLTVDNGVVVDRFALASDGTTVAVGDVANMPNPVPGSEPGERIRLESVNNAIEHAKVAAYSLTGRREEYAGIPWFWSNQADLKLQIAGLCNGYDQTVVRDDRERGKFSVLYYRQDRIIAADCVNAPLDFMAVKNALAKGLNIPADAVADPGIQLKTITTDS from the coding sequence ATGAGAACGCAGGCAGTGGAGCAGGAAACCGGAATGGCCACGGTCCCCACCAGGACCGGGCTCCTGATCATCGGCGCCAGCCAGTCCGGCGTGCAGCTGGCCGTATCGCTCCGGGCGCTCGGCTTCGACGAACACATCACCCTGTTGGGGGACGAGGACCACCGGCCCTACCAGCGGCCTGCGCTGTCCAAGGAGTTCCTGCAGGGCACCGTGGAAAGCGAATCCCTCATCTTCCGGTCCAACGACTACTGGGCCGAGCACAACGTGGACCTGGTCAAGGGCGAATACGTCGTGCGGATCGACAAGGAAGCGGACGGCTCCGGGGTGGCACATGCGTCCTCGGGCCGGGAGTTTCCGTTCAAGCGGCTGGCCCTCACCGTGGGCGCCCGCGCCCGGAAGCTGGAGATTGACGGCAGCGGCCTGGACGGCGTGCTCTACCTCCGCAACGCCGACGACGCCCTGGCACTGAAGGCGAAGGTGGGCGACGCCACGGATGTGGTGGTGATCGGGGGCGGGTTCATCGGCCTCGAGGCCGCGTCCAGCCTGCAGAAGATGGGGAAAAATGTCACCGTGCTCGAGTTCGGGCCGCGGCTTGTGGGCAGGGCCGTGGGGGAGCAAACCGCCGAATACTTCCTGCAGGCCCACCGGTCCCGCGGCCTGGATATCCGCCTCAACACCAGCGCGTCGCGCTTTACCGCTGACGACGGCGGCACCCGGGTAGCCGCCGTCGAACTCCAGGATGGGACGGTGCTGCCGGCACAGATCGTCCTGATCGGCATCGGCGTCATTCCCAACACCCAGCTGGCCGAACAGCTGGGCCTCACCGTGGATAACGGCGTGGTGGTGGACCGGTTCGCGCTGGCCTCCGACGGCACCACGGTGGCCGTGGGGGACGTCGCCAACATGCCCAACCCCGTTCCCGGCTCCGAGCCCGGGGAGCGGATCCGGCTGGAAAGCGTCAACAACGCCATCGAGCACGCCAAGGTGGCCGCGTATTCGCTGACCGGACGGCGCGAGGAGTACGCCGGAATCCCGTGGTTCTGGTCCAACCAGGCGGACCTCAAGCTGCAGATCGCCGGCCTGTGCAACGGCTACGACCAGACCGTGGTCCGGGACGACCGGGAACGCGGGAAATTCAGCGTCCTCTACTACCGGCAGGACCGCATCATCGCCGCGGACTGCGTCAACGCGCCGCTGGACTTCATGGCCGTCAAGAACGCGCTCGCCAAGGGCCTCAACATTCCCGCTGATGCCGTGGCAGACCCCGGCATCCAACTCAAGACCATCACCACGGACAGCTGA
- a CDS encoding HD domain-containing protein — MSTPKTPFAPAGPGTAAGSAPGTAPDTGDALADAFAAEYSVRPIPAPGPVDTTPIAGTPAALDSLDALWKAVVHETRTRGNDIHLPISLAFAERLCRAYPDADAELVRVATLLHDTGWAHVDESRILSEGFTGDWRKATIRYEHEKQGCDVARRVLPGLGYSGRFVEQVCEIIDGHDTRPVARSLEDALMRDADRLWRFDHAGIALASSWFGMDPATYTDRLATEIVPELITQAAVEMATADLCRSNALLKTAVIR; from the coding sequence ATGAGCACCCCCAAGACGCCGTTTGCCCCGGCGGGGCCCGGCACCGCCGCTGGTAGCGCGCCCGGCACCGCACCGGACACCGGCGACGCCCTGGCCGATGCTTTCGCCGCGGAGTACAGCGTCCGCCCCATCCCAGCCCCCGGACCCGTGGACACCACCCCCATCGCCGGCACGCCCGCGGCCCTGGACTCGCTGGACGCGCTCTGGAAGGCAGTGGTCCACGAAACCAGGACCCGCGGCAACGACATCCACTTGCCCATCTCGCTGGCCTTCGCCGAGCGGCTGTGCCGGGCCTACCCGGACGCGGATGCCGAACTGGTGCGGGTGGCCACGCTGCTGCACGACACCGGCTGGGCGCACGTGGATGAGTCCCGGATCCTCTCGGAAGGCTTCACGGGGGACTGGCGAAAGGCCACCATCCGCTATGAGCACGAGAAGCAGGGCTGCGACGTGGCCCGCCGGGTCCTTCCCGGCCTGGGCTATTCAGGCAGATTCGTGGAACAGGTCTGCGAAATTATCGACGGCCACGACACCCGGCCCGTGGCCCGCTCACTGGAGGACGCGCTGATGCGTGACGCCGACAGGCTGTGGCGGTTCGACCACGCCGGCATCGCCCTGGCCTCCTCCTGGTTCGGGATGGATCCCGCCACCTACACCGACCGGCTGGCCACCGAAATCGTCCCGGAACTCATCACCCAGGCTGCCGTGGAGATGGCCACCGCGGACCTCTGCCGGTCCAACGCCCTGCTGAAGACGGCGGTGATCCGATGA
- a CDS encoding aldehyde dehydrogenase family protein, protein MTSATHDAPALATRSGLALPHTHVDTIYVDGAWQRSRGTGRNPVTDPATGEIWGSVPDGTPEDVDAAVGSAQKAFDGEWPRLAPSERAAYLLRIADEVEKRADELSLTNSRENGSPVAESSGAAANAAGILRYFATLAGYLEQEDIRPFPRGGGESVVRRDPLGVCALIAPWNFPINLVMIKLAPALLAGCTVVIKPASPTPLSIRVIIDAIAAAGVPAGVVNLVTGSGRLGDVLVKHPGVAKVAFTGSTPVGRKIAAACGELLRPVTLELGGKSSAIVLPDADLDAMSRVLIKSSMRNTGQTCYISTRILAPVSRYDEVVDMVTATIAAGKQGDPLDPETVFGPCATESQYRTVLEYVESGLAEGARATTGGRAASLAGGLENGYFVEPTVFADVTPDMRIAREEIFGPVITILKYNDAGGSVEEAVALANNTEFGLGGLVFGRDEDAALAVADRMDTGSVGLNFFASNHSAPFGGRHDSGLGTEYGIEGLNAYLSYKSIHRKR, encoded by the coding sequence ATGACCTCCGCCACGCACGACGCACCGGCCCTGGCCACGCGGTCCGGCCTGGCCCTGCCGCACACCCACGTGGACACCATCTACGTTGACGGCGCCTGGCAGCGGTCCCGGGGCACCGGCCGGAACCCGGTCACCGACCCCGCCACCGGCGAAATTTGGGGCTCGGTCCCGGACGGCACGCCGGAGGATGTTGACGCCGCCGTCGGCTCCGCCCAGAAGGCCTTCGACGGCGAATGGCCCCGGCTGGCACCATCCGAGCGGGCCGCTTACCTGCTCCGGATCGCCGACGAAGTGGAGAAGCGCGCCGACGAACTCTCCCTGACCAACTCGAGGGAGAACGGATCCCCCGTAGCTGAGTCGTCCGGTGCCGCCGCCAACGCCGCCGGCATCCTCCGCTACTTCGCCACTCTGGCCGGATACCTGGAACAGGAGGATATCCGCCCCTTCCCGCGCGGCGGCGGCGAATCGGTGGTGCGGCGCGATCCCCTGGGCGTCTGCGCCCTGATCGCCCCGTGGAACTTCCCCATCAACCTGGTGATGATCAAGCTGGCGCCGGCGCTGCTGGCCGGCTGCACCGTGGTGATCAAACCGGCGTCCCCCACCCCGCTGTCCATCCGGGTGATCATCGACGCCATTGCCGCAGCAGGCGTCCCGGCCGGCGTCGTCAACCTGGTCACCGGCTCCGGCCGCCTGGGTGACGTGCTGGTCAAGCACCCTGGAGTGGCCAAGGTGGCGTTCACGGGGTCCACGCCGGTGGGCCGCAAGATCGCCGCGGCCTGCGGCGAGCTGCTGCGCCCGGTCACGCTGGAGCTGGGCGGAAAGTCCAGCGCCATCGTGCTGCCGGACGCGGACCTGGACGCGATGTCCCGGGTGCTCATCAAGTCCTCCATGCGCAACACCGGGCAAACCTGCTACATCTCCACCCGCATCCTGGCCCCGGTCAGCCGCTACGACGAAGTGGTGGACATGGTTACGGCCACCATCGCCGCCGGGAAACAGGGTGATCCGCTGGATCCCGAGACGGTGTTTGGCCCCTGCGCCACCGAATCGCAGTACCGGACGGTGCTGGAGTACGTGGAGTCAGGGCTGGCCGAAGGCGCCCGGGCCACCACCGGCGGGCGCGCGGCCTCGCTGGCCGGGGGGCTGGAGAACGGCTACTTCGTGGAGCCCACGGTGTTCGCCGACGTCACCCCTGACATGCGGATAGCCCGCGAAGAGATTTTCGGTCCGGTGATCACCATCCTCAAATACAACGACGCCGGCGGCAGCGTCGAGGAGGCAGTGGCGCTGGCGAACAACACCGAATTCGGCCTGGGCGGCCTGGTGTTCGGCCGGGACGAGGACGCCGCGCTCGCCGTGGCGGACCGCATGGACACGGGATCGGTGGGACTGAACTTCTTCGCCTCCAACCACTCCGCCCCGTTCGGCGGCCGGCACGACTCCGGGCTGGGCACCGAGTACGGGATCGAGGGCCTCAACGCCTACCTGAGCTACAAGTCGATCCACCGGAAAAGGTAG
- a CDS encoding MOSC domain-containing protein: MPEKFRYDVEILHLLVSPAHAYFGRARDGAADVPTTDAGQAEVVAGKGIAGDRFFGKAAHMDAAVTLFAVESLEAIAAELGAAPFDPLLTRRNVVLRGAQLAPLLGQDFVLQSGGSSVTLHGGRHAQPCAWMNEMLAPGAHPAMRGRGGIRCRAVSSGFLHRGPAVLVSPVPLDPARAGEASVLRPSRLP, from the coding sequence ATGCCCGAAAAGTTCCGGTACGACGTCGAGATCCTGCACCTGCTGGTATCCCCCGCGCATGCCTACTTTGGCCGTGCCCGCGACGGTGCCGCCGACGTCCCTACCACCGATGCCGGGCAGGCGGAGGTGGTGGCCGGCAAGGGCATCGCGGGCGACCGGTTCTTCGGCAAGGCCGCGCACATGGACGCTGCGGTGACCCTGTTCGCCGTGGAGTCCCTCGAGGCCATCGCCGCCGAGTTGGGCGCAGCTCCGTTCGATCCCCTGCTGACCCGCCGGAACGTGGTGCTGCGCGGAGCCCAGCTGGCACCGCTGCTGGGACAGGACTTTGTGCTGCAATCCGGCGGCTCCTCGGTGACCCTGCACGGCGGGCGGCATGCCCAGCCCTGCGCATGGATGAACGAAATGCTCGCCCCCGGCGCACATCCAGCCATGCGCGGCCGCGGCGGCATCCGCTGCCGGGCCGTCTCCAGCGGCTTCCTGCACCGGGGTCCTGCCGTGCTGGTCAGCCCAGTGCCGCTGGACCCTGCGCGGGCAGGCGAGGCGAGCGTCCTCCGGCCCTCCAGGCTGCCCTAG
- a CDS encoding alpha/beta hydrolase yields the protein MNISPAGQASPLPRKRTALFWASAGCAAALMGVALWMLAGNPAVLGGHPLLPGILLAAAAAGAAWAALLWLRRDVPRPRSRVRAVGAWAGSLAVLALAAGLAWLSPFAYQPGPTAEAGPASDLTVTETPTAITMSPDGGTTKGLVFYPGARVDARAYQDILAPVVGAGYRVVILKEPLGLSLLDGNQARCAIEANTDVTSWAVGGHSLGGVSASSFALNNTDATGLVLYASYPVESLRERTGLSVLSVSGTKDGLSTPDKIQAFRELLPPDTEFAAVQGGVHAFFGDYGAQPGDGEPGISRSAAQQQVAAATISFLERLPGSR from the coding sequence ATGAATATCTCGCCTGCCGGCCAAGCCAGCCCGCTGCCCAGGAAACGGACGGCTCTTTTCTGGGCATCGGCGGGGTGCGCCGCCGCCCTGATGGGGGTTGCGCTGTGGATGCTTGCCGGGAACCCCGCCGTCCTGGGCGGCCACCCGCTGCTGCCGGGCATCCTGCTGGCCGCGGCAGCCGCCGGTGCAGCCTGGGCAGCCCTGCTCTGGCTCCGCCGGGATGTCCCCCGGCCCCGCTCCCGCGTCCGGGCCGTCGGGGCATGGGCCGGCAGCCTGGCCGTCCTGGCGCTCGCTGCCGGGCTGGCCTGGCTCAGCCCCTTTGCCTACCAGCCGGGCCCGACGGCGGAGGCCGGGCCGGCATCGGACCTCACCGTCACCGAAACTCCCACCGCCATCACCATGTCACCCGATGGCGGCACGACCAAGGGTCTGGTCTTCTACCCGGGCGCCCGGGTGGATGCCCGCGCCTACCAGGACATCCTTGCCCCGGTCGTCGGCGCCGGATACCGGGTGGTCATCCTGAAGGAGCCGCTCGGGCTCAGCCTGCTGGACGGCAATCAGGCCCGGTGTGCCATCGAGGCGAACACGGACGTCACCAGCTGGGCGGTGGGCGGCCACTCCCTGGGCGGGGTGTCGGCCTCCTCGTTCGCCCTCAACAACACCGATGCCACTGGCCTGGTGCTCTACGCCTCCTATCCCGTGGAATCGCTGCGGGAACGGACCGGCCTTTCCGTCCTGTCCGTCTCCGGGACCAAGGACGGACTCAGTACGCCGGACAAGATCCAGGCCTTCCGGGAACTCCTGCCCCCGGACACGGAATTCGCCGCCGTCCAAGGCGGTGTGCACGCGTTCTTCGGTGACTACGGTGCACAACCCGGCGACGGCGAGCCCGGCATCAGCCGCAGCGCGGCACAGCAACAGGTCGCCGCCGCCACGATCAGCTTCCTGGAGCGGCTGCCGGGAAGCCGCTGA
- a CDS encoding ATP-binding cassette domain-containing protein translates to MSTDITTDADTENTGTHIADTHDLIRVQGARENNLKDISLELPKRRLTAFTGVSGSGKSSLVFATIAAESQRMINETYSAFVQGFMPNLARPDVDRLEGLTTAIIVDQERMGANPRSTVGTATDANAMLRILFSRLGKPYVGPPTAFSFNVPTRKASGIMSTEKGGRVEKNVVRQVTYLGGMCPRCEGMGNISDIDRTALYDESKSLNEGALTVPGYSMDGWYGRLFEGMGLPMDKPIATFTKKQLDTMLYAEPTKIKVEGVNLTFEGIIPKIQKSMLSKDVEAMQPHVKRFVERAVTFATCPDCGGTRLTPEVLNARINGKNIADLCTMQISDLAQWIRGLDEPSVRPLLVGLKDLLESFTEIGLGYLSLDRPAGTLSGGEAQRTKMIRHLGSSLTDVTYVFDEPSIGLHPHDIERMNTLLLQLRDKGNTVLVVEHKPEMIAIADHVVDLGPKAGTGGGEIVYEGDVDGLRSSDTITGRHLDDRARLKDSFRQQTGALEVRGASTNNLHNVDVDVPLGMLCVVTGVAGSGKSSLVHGSLAMREGVVVIDQGAIKGSRRSNPATYTGLLEPVRKAFAKANGVKPALFSSNSEGACPTCNGAGVIFTELGVMATVESTCEDCEGRRFQPAVLEYTLGGQNIADVLAMSVDAALAYFAEGEARTPAAHKVLERLADVGLGYITLGQPLTTLSGGERQRLKLATQMAETGDVYILDEPTVGLHLADVQQLLGLLDRLVDSGKSVIVIEHHQAVMAHADWIIDIGPGAGHDGGRIVFEGTPAELVAGRATLTGQHLAAYVGA, encoded by the coding sequence TTGAGCACGGACATCACCACGGACGCGGACACAGAGAACACCGGGACCCATATCGCTGACACCCACGACCTGATCCGCGTCCAGGGCGCGCGGGAGAACAACCTCAAGGACATCAGCCTTGAGCTGCCCAAGCGCCGCCTCACTGCGTTCACGGGCGTGTCCGGCTCGGGCAAGAGTTCCCTGGTGTTCGCCACCATCGCCGCCGAGTCGCAGCGGATGATCAACGAGACCTACAGTGCGTTCGTGCAGGGCTTCATGCCCAACCTGGCCCGCCCCGATGTGGACCGGCTGGAAGGGCTGACCACCGCGATCATCGTTGACCAGGAGCGGATGGGCGCCAACCCGCGCTCCACCGTGGGCACCGCAACCGACGCCAACGCCATGCTGCGGATCCTGTTCAGCCGCCTGGGCAAACCCTATGTGGGTCCGCCCACCGCCTTCTCCTTCAACGTTCCCACCCGCAAAGCCAGCGGCATCATGAGCACCGAAAAGGGCGGCCGGGTGGAAAAGAACGTGGTCCGCCAGGTCACCTACCTCGGCGGCATGTGCCCCCGCTGCGAGGGCATGGGCAACATCAGCGACATTGACCGGACCGCCCTCTATGACGAATCGAAGTCCCTGAACGAGGGAGCGCTCACCGTCCCCGGTTACTCGATGGACGGCTGGTACGGGCGCCTGTTCGAAGGCATGGGCCTGCCAATGGACAAGCCCATCGCCACATTCACCAAGAAGCAGCTGGACACGATGCTGTACGCCGAGCCCACCAAGATCAAGGTGGAGGGCGTCAACCTCACGTTCGAGGGCATCATCCCCAAAATCCAGAAGTCCATGCTCTCCAAGGACGTGGAGGCCATGCAGCCGCACGTGAAGCGGTTCGTGGAACGGGCTGTCACCTTCGCCACCTGCCCTGACTGCGGCGGAACGCGGCTCACTCCGGAGGTGCTCAACGCACGAATCAACGGCAAGAACATCGCGGACCTCTGCACCATGCAGATCAGCGACCTGGCGCAATGGATCCGTGGCCTGGACGAACCCTCCGTCCGCCCGCTGCTCGTGGGCCTCAAAGACCTTCTCGAGTCCTTCACCGAAATCGGCCTGGGCTATCTCTCGCTGGACCGCCCGGCCGGCACCCTCTCCGGCGGCGAGGCGCAGCGGACCAAGATGATCCGCCACCTTGGTTCCTCCCTGACCGATGTCACCTACGTCTTCGATGAGCCCAGCATCGGGCTCCATCCGCACGACATCGAGCGGATGAACACCCTCCTGCTGCAGCTCCGGGACAAAGGCAACACTGTCCTGGTGGTGGAGCACAAGCCGGAGATGATCGCCATCGCCGATCACGTCGTCGACCTCGGCCCCAAGGCCGGCACCGGCGGCGGCGAGATTGTCTACGAGGGTGACGTGGACGGGTTGCGTTCCAGCGACACCATCACCGGACGCCACCTGGACGACCGCGCCCGGCTGAAGGATTCATTCCGCCAGCAGACGGGGGCACTGGAGGTCCGCGGCGCCTCGACGAACAACCTCCACAACGTGGATGTGGATGTCCCGCTTGGCATGCTGTGTGTGGTGACGGGCGTGGCCGGGTCCGGCAAAAGCTCGCTGGTCCACGGTTCTCTGGCCATGCGCGAGGGCGTGGTGGTGATCGACCAGGGCGCCATTAAGGGGTCCCGGCGCAGCAACCCGGCCACCTACACCGGCCTGCTGGAGCCCGTCCGCAAGGCCTTCGCCAAGGCCAACGGCGTGAAGCCGGCACTCTTCAGCTCCAACTCCGAAGGCGCCTGCCCCACGTGCAACGGCGCGGGCGTGATCTTCACCGAACTCGGCGTGATGGCCACGGTCGAATCCACCTGCGAGGACTGCGAGGGCCGCCGCTTCCAGCCCGCCGTCCTGGAGTACACCCTGGGCGGCCAGAACATCGCGGACGTGCTGGCCATGTCCGTGGACGCAGCGCTGGCGTATTTTGCCGAGGGCGAGGCCAGGACCCCGGCCGCGCACAAGGTCCTGGAACGCCTTGCGGACGTCGGCCTGGGCTACATCACGCTCGGCCAGCCGCTGACCACCCTGTCCGGCGGCGAGCGCCAGCGGCTCAAGCTCGCCACGCAGATGGCGGAGACCGGCGACGTCTACATCCTGGATGAGCCAACCGTTGGCCTGCACCTGGCCGACGTCCAACAGCTCCTGGGCCTGCTGGACCGGCTGGTGGATTCGGGCAAGTCGGTGATCGTGATCGAGCACCACCAGGCGGTGATGGCACACGCCGACTGGATCATCGACATCGGTCCCGGAGCAGGGCACGACGGCGGCAGGATCGTTTTCGAGGGCACCCCGGCCGAGCTGGTGGCCGGCCGGGCGACGCTCACCGGGCAGCACCTGGCGGCGTACGTCGGGGCCTGA
- a CDS encoding VOC family protein, whose translation MTAMDINISSTFLPATDPDASLTFYRDALGFEIRNDVGRGTMRWITVGPAGQKDVSIVLHPPAVDPGITDDERRTITEMMAKGTYATIVLSSPDVDAAFAKVEASGADVVQEPIDQPYGIRDCAFRDPAGNTVRINQQQ comes from the coding sequence ATGACCGCCATGGACATCAACATTTCCTCAACCTTCCTTCCCGCTACCGACCCCGACGCTTCGCTGACCTTCTACCGCGACGCCCTGGGCTTCGAAATCCGCAATGACGTGGGCCGCGGCACCATGCGCTGGATCACCGTTGGCCCCGCCGGCCAAAAGGACGTCTCCATCGTCCTGCACCCGCCGGCTGTGGATCCCGGGATCACCGACGACGAACGCCGCACCATCACCGAGATGATGGCCAAGGGCACCTACGCCACCATCGTTCTTTCCTCTCCTGATGTGGACGCCGCCTTCGCCAAAGTCGAGGCGAGCGGCGCCGACGTGGTCCAGGAACCCATCGACCAGCCGTACGGAATCCGCGACTGTGCCTTCCGCGATCCGGCCGGGAACACGGTCCGGATCAACCAGCAGCAGTAG
- a CDS encoding helix-turn-helix transcriptional regulator: MTTSPVSDPYLRELTQLRRVKDRMDREYAQPLDVESLARDVHMSAGHFSRRFKLAYGESPYSYLMTRRIERAMALLRIGDLSVTDVCFAVGCSSLGTFSTRFSELVGMPPSVYKQEAQSATAGIPACVAKQVTRPVRNREAPATEPLLA, from the coding sequence GTGACCACCAGCCCCGTATCTGATCCCTACCTCCGCGAACTCACCCAGCTGAGGCGCGTCAAGGACCGGATGGACCGGGAATATGCGCAGCCCCTCGACGTCGAATCCCTCGCCCGGGATGTCCACATGTCCGCGGGTCATTTCAGCCGGCGCTTCAAGCTGGCCTACGGTGAGTCCCCCTACAGCTACCTCATGACCCGCCGCATCGAACGGGCCATGGCGCTGCTGCGCATCGGTGACCTCAGCGTCACTGACGTGTGCTTCGCCGTCGGCTGTTCCTCCCTGGGGACCTTCAGCACCCGCTTCAGCGAACTGGTGGGCATGCCGCCCAGCGTCTATAAACAGGAAGCACAAAGCGCGACGGCGGGAATCCCCGCCTGCGTGGCCAAGCAGGTCACCAGACCGGTCAGGAATCGAGAAGCGCCGGCCACCGAGCCGTTACTAGCATGA
- a CDS encoding CBU_0592 family membrane protein: MELLWEIAGWAGAAAILSAYLAVSMGWLKAGKGFQTANLFGSVAFIINGTLHGAWPSVVTNVAWFLISAVALVRMRSESPVAPVEPAQVQYPGVSDTTGQMAVVEALNGSIPVVASRPALASAPVVADGPRLAL, from the coding sequence ATGGAACTGCTGTGGGAAATTGCCGGCTGGGCAGGCGCGGCGGCGATACTGAGTGCGTACCTCGCCGTTTCCATGGGCTGGCTGAAGGCCGGCAAGGGTTTCCAGACGGCGAACCTTTTCGGCTCCGTGGCCTTCATCATCAACGGCACCCTGCACGGGGCGTGGCCCTCGGTGGTCACCAACGTGGCGTGGTTCCTGATCTCCGCAGTGGCACTGGTCCGCATGCGCTCCGAAAGCCCCGTTGCTCCCGTTGAGCCGGCGCAGGTTCAGTACCCCGGGGTCTCTGACACCACCGGCCAAATGGCTGTTGTGGAGGCCCTGAACGGTTCCATACCGGTTGTAGCTTCCAGGCCTGCTCTTGCTTCCGCGCCTGTTGTGGCGGACGGGCCGCGCCTCGCGTTGTAG
- a CDS encoding PAS and ANTAR domain-containing protein: MPGHIPHEDFLDCPTGLVEYYFSDGIFRWSDSLYRMYGYERGEVVPSMDMAMAHIEPDDRPRVHAYWERVSSAGGPSSIYVSIRDRKNRQHKLLYSADYILEGDTAVGVWGVVVDLTQSIHTDRHQLATEAVVASARNRAVIEQAKGILMGRTRVTAEQAFELISQLSQDTNRKVYAIAQEIVERATAQGGDPKDQDHPLL, translated from the coding sequence GTGCCAGGCCATATCCCGCACGAGGACTTCCTCGATTGTCCCACCGGACTCGTCGAGTACTACTTCTCAGACGGCATTTTCCGCTGGTCTGACAGCCTGTACCGGATGTACGGGTATGAGCGCGGCGAAGTTGTCCCGTCCATGGACATGGCAATGGCGCACATCGAGCCGGATGACCGGCCCCGGGTTCATGCCTATTGGGAACGCGTCTCCTCGGCAGGCGGGCCATCGTCCATCTACGTGTCCATTCGGGACCGCAAGAACCGCCAGCACAAACTCCTGTACTCTGCGGACTACATCCTTGAAGGGGACACTGCAGTTGGCGTCTGGGGTGTGGTGGTGGACCTGACGCAGTCAATCCATACGGACCGCCACCAACTCGCCACCGAGGCAGTCGTAGCGTCGGCCCGCAACCGGGCAGTCATCGAACAGGCAAAGGGCATCCTGATGGGGCGCACCAGGGTCACCGCGGAGCAGGCCTTTGAGCTCATCAGTCAGTTGAGCCAGGATACGAACCGCAAGGTGTACGCCATCGCCCAGGAAATCGTGGAACGGGCCACCGCGCAGGGCGGTGACCCGAAGGACCAGGACCACCCCCTGCTGTAG